The following nucleotide sequence is from Pseudobutyrivibrio ruminis HUN009.
TAGAAACATTTCCTCCATCTGACCAATATGCAGTTAGGTTAAATGTATAGTTTTTATCATTTTTGTTTACCAATATAATGCTTTCATCAGTATGAAAATTATTAGAAGCATACCCAAGTGTTGAATATTTTATTGTATTTATTAAATCATCATAATTACTAGCGTCAGCTTCACATTTTTCAAGTTCTGCTTGCAGATTTGCAATCGTAGAATTTAATTCATCATTCTCATCTTCTAAAGAAGTATTTGTTTCTTTTAGCGTTTCAAACTCAGTTAGTTTATCTTTGTTAACAATAAATTGAAAAACGTTAAGGCCCACTAGCAACGCAATTATCACTAGACATATACAAGTGATGATTACATTTTTTCTTCCAATTGCATTTGTTTTACC
It contains:
- a CDS encoding zinc-ribbon domain-containing protein, producing MVCNNCGSTIPDDSVFCQKCGNTIIKNDVGKTNAIGRKNVIITCICLVIIALLVGLNVFQFIVNKDKLTEFETLKETNTSLEDENDELNSTIANLQAELEKCEADASNYDDLINTIKYSTLGYASNNFHTDESIILVNKNDKNYTFNLTAYWSDGGNVSIDYDSFGPAAYVDFAQNSWNESTKMIVEPMHSGMTVVTFSNDVNRQTFDVIIIVE